In Allomuricauda ruestringensis DSM 13258, the following proteins share a genomic window:
- a CDS encoding Gfo/Idh/MocA family oxidoreductase, with protein sequence MTTRRDFIKKTTTGTAAVTLGAAVFPSWANARILGANDHINCAVIGVRSRAKAHVLAIHQDVNAKILYSCDVDDTILEEHNAWCQERIGYVPKVEKDFRKILEDKDVDAIFIATPEHWHAPMAIMGLQAGKHVYVEKPCSHNPYENDLLVAAQKKYGKKVQMGNQQRSAKTSMSAVEDIKKGVIGDVFKGEAYYSNNRGSIGHGKAIEVPQTLNWDMWQGPAPRENYRDNIHPYNWHWFRNWGTGEIHNNGTHEIDICRWALGVDLPETVTAFGGKYTYDDDWEFPDNQQVTYTFPGDKFITWTSHSRGIMKPERPGRGITIYGSKGVIELSRNFYKLYDLGGNPIKIEFEKELSATTNTQGIGGLDVDHVSNFFNAIRKDNSLNSDIRDASVSTMLCHLGNMAHDAGHTIEVNTQTGKVLNSEKAMQGWKREYEKGWEPKL encoded by the coding sequence ATGACTACAAGACGCGATTTCATAAAAAAAACAACTACAGGTACCGCTGCTGTTACCTTGGGCGCTGCAGTATTTCCTTCTTGGGCGAATGCCCGAATTCTTGGAGCCAACGATCATATCAATTGTGCGGTAATCGGTGTAAGGAGCCGAGCCAAAGCACATGTGTTGGCGATTCACCAAGATGTCAACGCCAAGATTTTATACAGTTGTGATGTGGACGATACCATTCTGGAAGAACACAATGCTTGGTGCCAAGAGCGCATAGGATATGTACCGAAGGTAGAAAAGGATTTCCGTAAAATATTAGAGGATAAGGACGTGGATGCCATCTTTATTGCTACACCCGAACATTGGCATGCTCCCATGGCCATTATGGGCCTACAGGCAGGAAAACACGTTTATGTAGAGAAGCCCTGTAGCCATAACCCTTATGAAAATGATTTGTTGGTTGCAGCTCAAAAGAAGTATGGAAAAAAAGTTCAGATGGGCAACCAACAGCGCTCGGCCAAAACTTCCATGTCGGCAGTGGAAGACATCAAAAAAGGTGTGATCGGAGACGTTTTCAAAGGAGAGGCTTATTATTCCAATAACCGCGGTTCCATTGGGCACGGAAAGGCAATTGAAGTACCCCAGACCTTAAACTGGGATATGTGGCAAGGTCCAGCGCCCCGAGAAAATTATCGGGATAACATCCACCCCTATAACTGGCATTGGTTCCGGAATTGGGGCACGGGAGAAATCCATAACAACGGTACCCACGAGATTGATATTTGCCGCTGGGCTCTGGGCGTGGATCTGCCCGAAACGGTAACAGCGTTTGGGGGAAAGTACACTTATGATGATGACTGGGAATTCCCAGACAACCAGCAAGTGACTTATACATTCCCAGGAGATAAATTCATTACATGGACTTCCCACAGCCGTGGTATAATGAAGCCAGAGCGACCTGGACGTGGAATCACTATTTATGGAAGCAAAGGAGTAATCGAGCTGAGTCGAAATTTTTACAAGTTGTACGATCTTGGAGGTAATCCAATCAAAATTGAGTTTGAGAAAGAACTCAGTGCCACCACCAATACCCAAGGTATCGGCGGGCTGGATGTTGATCATGTGTCCAACTTCTTTAATGCTATCCGAAAAGATAACTCTCTAAATTCTGATATAAGAGATGCAAGCGTTTCCACCATGCTCTGCCACTTGGGAAATATGGCCCACGATGCCGGGCATACCATCGAAGTAAATACCCAAACAGGCAAGGTCTTGAACAGTGAAAAAGCCATGCAGGGTTGGAAAAGGGAGTACGAAAAAGGCTGGGAACCTAAACTTTAA
- a CDS encoding Gfo/Idh/MocA family protein, translated as MKRRDFMVKGSLAGSAVLYAPTVLGYGTHSPNETINVGIVGTGDRGGGLIPFINQIPNMRVVACCDIIPFRLSSGLSKVEGKAKGYSDYKKMLEDKDVDAVLVATPFSTHSKIVVDALQAGKHVYGEKTMAKGYEGIKELVAATDASKSIFQAGHQYHSSRLYSHIVDEIKQGKIGKITAFECQWNRNGNWRRPVPDPKWERMINWRMYREYSGGLLAELCSHQLDFANWVLDATPEKVMGIGGIDYWKDGRETYDNIHLIYSYPEGVRASFTCLTSNAMGDYKVKVMGDKGTYILDYVKAWYYPEGSYQKEIGEVDGVSGATLNWDQGRGIPLEFDHEDPSKQALIDFRDNIINNTLPVSNAKTGAMAAACVQMGLDAMYNDKIVVDARI; from the coding sequence ATGAAGCGACGAGACTTTATGGTTAAAGGTAGTTTGGCCGGTTCCGCAGTCTTATATGCTCCAACAGTGCTGGGGTACGGAACCCACAGTCCAAACGAAACCATAAATGTTGGTATTGTTGGAACAGGGGACCGGGGCGGTGGACTTATCCCTTTCATCAACCAGATTCCCAATATGAGGGTAGTCGCCTGTTGTGACATCATTCCCTTTAGACTTAGCTCGGGACTTTCAAAAGTAGAAGGCAAGGCCAAAGGATATTCTGACTACAAAAAAATGTTGGAGGACAAGGATGTGGATGCCGTTTTGGTGGCAACTCCGTTCAGTACACATTCCAAAATCGTTGTCGATGCTTTACAGGCAGGAAAGCATGTGTACGGAGAAAAGACCATGGCAAAGGGATATGAGGGCATCAAGGAATTGGTAGCGGCGACCGATGCATCCAAGAGCATATTTCAAGCAGGTCACCAATATCATAGCTCCCGTTTATATTCACATATCGTGGACGAAATCAAACAAGGGAAAATAGGCAAGATAACAGCCTTTGAGTGCCAATGGAACCGAAATGGAAATTGGCGCCGTCCTGTACCCGACCCAAAATGGGAGCGCATGATCAACTGGCGAATGTACCGCGAATATTCAGGTGGTCTTTTGGCCGAACTCTGTTCGCACCAACTGGATTTTGCCAATTGGGTATTGGATGCCACACCCGAAAAGGTCATGGGCATAGGGGGCATCGATTACTGGAAAGATGGCAGGGAAACCTATGACAATATACACCTTATCTACAGCTACCCCGAAGGGGTGCGGGCATCATTTACCTGCCTTACCAGTAATGCGATGGGCGATTACAAGGTCAAGGTAATGGGGGATAAAGGAACGTATATTTTGGATTATGTCAAGGCTTGGTACTATCCCGAGGGAAGTTACCAAAAAGAGATCGGTGAGGTCGATGGCGTTTCAGGGGCCACCTTAAATTGGGATCAAGGCCGGGGGATTCCATTGGAGTTTGACCATGAAGACCCCAGTAAGCAGGCTTTGATTGACTTCAGAGACAATATCATAAACAATACGCTGCCCGTTTCCAACGCCAAAACAGGTGCCATGGCCGCAGCTTGTGTGCAAATGGGACTGGACGCCATGTATAACGATAAAATTGTGGTCGATGCACGGATTTGA
- a CDS encoding MarR family winged helix-turn-helix transcriptional regulator, translated as MKYPSFNLNEQNQKIESRIVVALERISEAFRVLLWNESKENSLSPIQIQILIFISFHSLEKCKVGYLADEFNMTKATISDSVRVLLSKELVTKETDPTDTRSYSLSLTDEGKNIAKKASFFASSIEQPIEKLTQEQKTTMLNGLLKLIYDLNKSGVITIQRMCFTCSFYNGENGNHYCNLLKTKLTESEIRLDCPEHERIT; from the coding sequence ATGAAATATCCATCATTCAATTTAAACGAACAAAACCAAAAAATAGAAAGCCGAATTGTGGTTGCTTTGGAACGTATTTCGGAAGCATTCAGGGTATTGCTTTGGAACGAAAGTAAAGAAAACTCATTAAGCCCGATACAAATTCAAATTTTGATATTCATCTCTTTCCATTCCTTGGAAAAATGTAAAGTGGGATATTTGGCAGACGAGTTCAATATGACAAAAGCCACTATTAGCGATAGTGTTAGGGTTTTACTCTCCAAAGAATTGGTTACCAAAGAAACAGACCCTACCGACACAAGAAGCTATTCCCTTTCACTTACTGACGAAGGAAAAAATATTGCTAAAAAAGCATCATTCTTTGCTTCTTCCATCGAACAACCGATTGAAAAACTAACACAAGAACAGAAAACAACAATGCTTAACGGGTTGCTGAAATTGATTTATGACCTAAACAAGTCTGGTGTCATTACCATTCAACGCATGTGTTTTACCTGCTCTTTTTACAATGGTGAAAACGGAAATCATTATTGTAATCTACTGAAAACAAAACTTACTGAATCTGAAATTCGTTTGGACTGCCCTGAACACGAAAGGATTACGTAA
- a CDS encoding gamma-glutamylcyclotransferase family protein gives MKGTTHLLFSYGTLQLEKVQIENYGRTLKGERDRLIGYKTEKIQITDTTVLAKSQLEHHPIAVKSAHESDFIEGMLFEITNTELAETDNYEVSEYHRILETFESGKKAWVYVGKNMTL, from the coding sequence ATGAAAGGGACAACACATTTATTATTCTCTTACGGCACCTTACAGTTAGAGAAGGTACAAATTGAAAATTACGGTCGGACCTTAAAAGGAGAGCGAGATAGATTGATCGGGTATAAAACTGAAAAAATACAAATTACAGATACAACAGTCCTTGCTAAAAGTCAGCTGGAACATCACCCAATTGCCGTAAAATCCGCACACGAAAGTGATTTTATTGAAGGCATGCTATTTGAAATTACGAACACCGAGCTTGCTGAAACCGACAACTATGAAGTAAGTGAATACCATAGAATACTTGAAACTTTTGAATCAGGAAAAAAGGCTTGGGTCTATGTGGGCAAAAATATGACACTATGA
- a CDS encoding DUF2024 family protein, producing MKVAVWDTYVTKKDGSVMHFDIIAPEEIRDTALIYGYGKEYLKTKAQEGRALTSKECRFCHMETVRPQWEAEIKQKGYFIVEMENCR from the coding sequence ATGAAAGTAGCAGTTTGGGACACCTATGTAACCAAAAAAGACGGTAGCGTAATGCACTTTGACATTATTGCTCCTGAAGAAATTAGGGATACAGCCTTAATTTACGGTTATGGTAAAGAATATTTAAAAACCAAAGCTCAAGAAGGACGAGCTTTAACATCAAAAGAATGTAGGTTCTGCCACATGGAAACAGTACGGCCCCAATGGGAAGCTGAGATTAAGCAAAAAGGGTATTTTATCGTTGAAATGGAAAATTGCAGATGA
- a CDS encoding SulP family inorganic anion transporter, which translates to MKNNEFTPKLLTLLKEGISKKQITKDVIAGIIVGIVALPLAIAFAIASGVSPEKGLITAVIAGLTISALSGSRVQIGGPTGAFIVIVYGIVQTHGIGGLTIATFMAGFLIIGLGLARLGNYLKFIPYPLIVGFTSGIAIIIFSSQMKDFFGLEMGEVPADFIEKWRAYFLNFQRINWIAFSIAVGTVLISLNFNKITSKIPGSIVAISLSTIAVYFFELPVETIETKFGEIPNQISLPTFPNIDFATIQQLIQPAIAIALLGSIESLLSAVVADGMMGGRHRSNMELVAQGTANIFSGLFGGIPATGAIARTATNIKNGGRTPISGIVHAIVLLLIMLLFAPVAKLIPLSCLAGILVVVAWHMGEWHHFKALLKSNRMDVIVLLTTFFLTVFFDLIIAIEVGMILSSFIFMKRMSESTSIQNAMSYFKTEDENGERLFDEEIPEIPKGVLIYEINGPLFFGASQKFQEVIKDLKQEPEILILRVRHVPFIDATGINRLKEIYKYLQSHGTTIIISGANDEIKREFLKMKVYEDLGKHNICDNIDDALKKAKDTINEKK; encoded by the coding sequence ATGAAAAACAATGAATTCACCCCTAAACTTTTAACCCTTCTCAAAGAAGGCATCAGCAAAAAACAAATTACTAAAGACGTAATTGCCGGAATAATTGTAGGAATAGTAGCATTACCATTGGCTATTGCTTTTGCCATTGCATCAGGAGTATCACCGGAAAAAGGACTTATAACGGCAGTAATTGCGGGTTTGACAATTTCTGCGCTGAGTGGTAGTCGTGTACAAATTGGAGGACCAACAGGTGCATTTATCGTTATTGTTTACGGAATTGTTCAAACTCACGGAATAGGTGGACTAACGATAGCCACATTTATGGCAGGGTTTCTCATTATTGGTCTTGGATTGGCTCGGCTTGGCAATTATTTAAAATTTATTCCTTATCCGTTAATTGTTGGCTTTACAAGTGGTATTGCCATTATAATTTTTTCATCTCAAATGAAAGACTTTTTCGGATTAGAAATGGGCGAAGTCCCTGCCGATTTCATTGAAAAATGGAGAGCCTATTTTCTAAATTTCCAAAGAATAAATTGGATAGCTTTTTCAATTGCTGTTGGAACGGTCTTGATATCTCTAAATTTCAATAAAATCACATCAAAAATCCCAGGTTCTATTGTAGCTATCTCATTAAGCACAATAGCTGTTTATTTCTTCGAACTTCCCGTTGAAACCATTGAAACAAAATTTGGTGAAATACCTAACCAGATTAGTTTACCTACATTTCCTAACATAGACTTTGCTACCATCCAACAACTAATTCAACCCGCTATTGCCATTGCATTATTGGGTAGTATCGAATCACTACTTTCTGCTGTCGTGGCTGATGGCATGATGGGAGGCAGACACCGTTCTAATATGGAATTGGTGGCACAAGGAACAGCCAATATCTTTTCAGGACTTTTTGGGGGAATACCTGCAACAGGTGCGATTGCTCGTACAGCAACAAACATTAAAAATGGCGGTAGAACACCCATTTCAGGAATTGTTCACGCTATTGTTTTATTATTGATTATGTTACTTTTTGCACCTGTGGCAAAATTAATTCCATTATCCTGTTTAGCAGGTATTTTGGTAGTAGTTGCTTGGCATATGGGTGAATGGCACCACTTTAAGGCTTTACTAAAAAGCAACAGAATGGACGTAATTGTGTTGCTCACAACCTTTTTCTTAACTGTATTTTTCGACTTGATTATTGCTATTGAAGTAGGAATGATTTTGTCCAGTTTTATATTTATGAAACGAATGAGCGAATCAACATCTATCCAAAACGCAATGAGTTATTTCAAAACTGAAGATGAAAATGGCGAACGACTTTTTGACGAAGAAATACCTGAGATTCCGAAAGGTGTCTTGATTTATGAAATCAACGGCCCTTTGTTTTTTGGTGCGTCTCAAAAGTTTCAAGAAGTAATTAAAGACTTGAAGCAAGAGCCAGAAATTTTAATTTTAAGAGTAAGACACGTTCCATTCATAGATGCGACAGGTATAAACCGACTGAAAGAAATATACAAGTACCTACAATCCCATGGAACAACAATAATTATTTCAGGAGCCAATGATGAAATTAAAAGAGAATTTCTCAAGATGAAAGTTTATGAAGACTTGGGAAAACACAACATTTGTGACAACATTGATGACGCATTAAAAAAAGCAAAGGACACTATTAATGAGAAAAAGTAA